In the genome of Xiphias gladius isolate SHS-SW01 ecotype Sanya breed wild chromosome 18, ASM1685928v1, whole genome shotgun sequence, the window TACTCAATGGCTGCATATGGGAATACTTTGAATGTTCCTGGCTTTTCCCCtaaaatttaagtttttcttgttttcccgCTTGATTTggcatgaaaatgtaaaaattcaagCGGCCACGACATCAATATAGCCAAGTAATCTTTAAAGGAATGGTTCCACATTTTTAGCAAATAcgcttattttctttcttgccaagcattagatgagaagattgatactagCCCCGTATCTGCCTGTTAAAtacgaagctacagccagcttagcttagcttagcacacaGACTGGAGACAGACGGAAACTACTAGCCTGGATCTGTCAGAAAAACTTGGCTTCCTATTTAAGtgacagatgtgagagtggcattcctcttctcatctaaatgtcggcaagaaagcgaattagtgaatttgtcaaaatgttgGACTATTCGTCGACGAAGCTGTGATTTTCTTACAGACATAAAGAAGCGTACACGTGGACAAATCCAATGTGCTGTGTGCATAACATCATCTTGGGGAAACTCTGGATTGAGCAGTACGGAACTGTGGAGATATTCAACCACAGGTACAAGGACAAATACTTTATTGCAGGATTTAAACTGTTTATACCAGTGCCAATTAACTGACATATATATTTCTTCCATTTATTTCCACAGCACGGGAGATAAGTGTGTGTTGAACTTCAAACCATGTGGGATGTTTGGGAAAGAGCTGCACAAAGTAGAAGGTCATATCCAAGACAAAAGGTAAGAGCGTGACCACCACAACACTTTGAAGAGCCAGTGGCTGggatttattttctctgaagtgagatttttgtctctgctgtgaaACCAGTAAGAAGAAGCGGCGAGTGATCTACGGGAAGTGGACAGAGTGCATATACAGCATGGACCCCAAGGATTATGAAGCATACAAGAAGTCAGACAAGAAGACAGGAGGAGACTCAAAAAAGCTGAAACAGGTGAGTGAAGCTCAGATTTGACTGAAAACTGATGAGCAAACTGACATCTAACCTTCCACTGAGATGAAATGCTGCTTAGAGTCTGTTCTCACATTTGtctctgacatgtttttctgtcttacaACGTGAAGTAACGTGTGAATTTTACTCCTCActctaaaatgtgtttctcaaaTGGTATCTTTTCCTTTCACAATAACATGCAGTGGCATTAGTAGAAGGTAAGGTAAAAGTGTATTTGATATCTGTAGTGTGCTACTGCTGTTGTCTAGTTCGAGTTATGTTCAGAGTGCAGTGTATGATTAGATCATTGCCAGCACTAATCCATAATGTCTTGCAATGACATGCATTGTTGCTTGAGAGACGTGTTGAATTTGTGGCAACTGTGTAAATCACCTGTTTGCACATGTACTCTATGTACTGTAAGCTTTAGCTACTTGGTTCATATCTGATAATGTCATTTatctggatggatggatggatggatggatgggtgggtgtgcgtgcgtgtgtgtaggaACATAGTTGTGAAGGTGAGGAGGCAGATGAGATGCCAGAAGCTCAAGAGACTGTGACTGTGATACCAGGAAGTGCCTTACTGTGGAGGATAACGCCGCGGCCTGCTCACTCAGCACAGGTCATTATCTCTCACtcaatcactcacacacacacacacacacacacacacacacacacacgcacacgccaTGTGCTGCACAGTCAACTCAGGCTGGAAAAACCCGAGAGTTGAGAAGTATCATTGTATAGCTTTGATTTCTAGCTCAGCGTCGGATTTCCCCCGTTGATATCAACAAATACAGATAACTCTGCATGGCAGTAGATACAATCATGGAggattaaaacacaataaaacctAATAGGCTCATTTCCATCGTGGTCCTCCAACATacaacaaacataacaaaaaaattaaccCATATCACCAGGGACCCATTCTTCAGTTGTTGCTTAACTAATTCAGGATCAAACGCTGTTATCAGGTTAAAATAATCCTGTTCATTCCCGTCCAGCTAGTTTGGTGCCCTGAATACAGTTTCAggattcatgttttttaatcCCGGATGACCCTATCTTGCGCTATAAATAAAGTAGAGAGCTGTAAACATGATCAGCATTCATTTGATTGGCCGTTACACGGGTTAGGTTTATTGCTGTGaccctcccagcatgcactgggggATTAGATTCATGGATGCAAGTATAATTTTAtcttttcactgtcactgttaAAACATTAGATATTACCAGTGGATGTGGTCAGACGACAATTGATCTTGGTGCATGACTGGTGAAGTTCTCCTGATGGACATGCAAGAGACTTCTTAGTTATCATCATTAGCGTcgtatgaaaatgaaacatttctaaattCTCTTAAAAAGAAGATTTAAATGCATAAACAATTTCCAGCAAAGTGAGTTCTGCAGTTAATCACTAGGTAAGATTCAGTGTTCAAAACACTTATAATGGACAGTTTGCCATTTAATCGTCAAATTAAGTGCCAtgagtttatttctttttgcaaaCACAAGAAACGAGTCACAGATTTTGCTTTCCTCACGTGGTATCTTTGTACCAACTGTGTCCTCGCcgtgtagttacatttttgaggaggtgcACAACAGTTACACCTAACCGCATAACTTACAACTATAAATACAACTATACATACAGCTTTAGAAGATGGGGATAAATGTGTAATAAATGcctttttataatttctttattCACTGACTTACTTCAAGTCTGCtagatttgtatttatttcattttcaagatcattctgtatgttttttccTTATAAGTGGGCTCACCCAGTGTACAATaatacatattttctcactcaCTTACCTCGAGTGGTATCTAGCTGTGTagatagttttgattttatctgCTCAGATTTTAATTTATACGCCTTCAGCCCAGTGCAGTAGAGGTAAATAggatttgatttacattttaagatttagCCTTGACAGGCCTCGGAGTTAGCAGTTTTCGCTGGAAGTGCTTTTCCTCATGAAAAAATAGTTTCTAGGAAAACTGTTGATAAAGTGGATTAACCAGTGTAATAGGGACATCGGTGatgtaaaaatttttttaatgtaaatctttttaatgttataaatgCTACAAAcagaattcatgttttttcatagtttttacGTGAACCAACGCTTTAAGAGTGGTTATTAAACTGTTTGACTTGTAGTCAGAGCTGCTAAAACACTTTCCTTgacaagtttgttttaaatgtgtgttttgataCACAGAGATTTATAAATGTTCTTgaataattctttttttaaaatccatatgATGTcacaaaagtattaaaaatatatgaattaaAGATATTTATTCTCAATGTAACCTTTGCTGTGTTTCCTCCTGTGTAGATGTATAACTTCACCAGCTTTGCCATGACACTAAACGAGCTGGAGCCCGGCATGGAGAGGCTAATGGCACCGACAGACTGCCGGCTCAGACCCGACATCAGAGCCATGGAAAATGGAGACATAGGTAACACCAACCTCACATGAACATGAGGGTTTTGACTTTGAAATGCTGAGACAAGCTAAAACTCTtccttccacacacacattgaggGCATTACCAGGACCCTGACACGATTCCGTAAGggcttcttcattttttttttttgttttacagacacAGCAAGTACAGAGAAAGAGCGGTTAGAGGAGAAACAAAGGGCCGCACGTCGTGAACGCTCTAAGGATGAGGAGGATTGGTCAACCAGGTGTGTGTTAGTTATGAATCTGTAACTTTTTTTACAAGGTGTATCCTCAAGAGCTCGTAACTAGAGCCCCTCTCAGACATGCACCTCGTTACATAAATGTGATGGCAATTTAACGTGTCGTCTCATGTTGGAATAACACCCGAGTCGCttttacataaaatgtacgACCTACAGTAGCAACATTTCCATATCACTGGTGTGCATTAGATGCTGTCAGATTAATTTAAAGGCTGCAGCACAACATtaaatacacagacagaaatgaattaaataaatttaatagtCCACATAACACTGTAAATTTTAAGATATTGAAGATTTAACCCCTCATAGTGTGGGAAAGAAGAggttaaaaaatttaaaaatttgttcAGCCATACTAATAATCAGACCAGGACTCCCTCTCAATATTTTCAAGTTTCACTCATACCAGTCGTACAGATGAATGAATTGCTATCCAGCAACATGCATTACATGCAGCGTGTGAGCAGATAGGCATTAAACAAAAGCCCCAAATAATAGTATGACCACGTAAGGCCGGTTAAATTTGTAAACgcatctttttctccattttaacCCTCCGTCCAGactaaaacagcatttttcttgTCTCCAAAACGGCCTCCAAATTGTGTAAATCTCATTTAACCAAGGAGTGACTGTTTAATTAACTGTATCATCTGCACACAAATGAATCTTTGCTGACTGTATGTTCTCTCCAACATTATTAATAAAGCTAGAAAACAAAACCGGTACCAGTAGAGCCTTGTGGGGATATCACTCCCTCTGAAATAAGTGGCAAATATTGCACGAGCATCGTTGCTATTTCTGTCAAGAATGTCTGAATAGAACCATAaggaacatgaatgtaaaaatcAACTTTGTCTCAATGACAAAAAGTCTTCATTCAGCAGATGGATGAAACCAGCACCGTAACGTATTCCACCTCTGAAAAGGGCTAATGAGCGTCTCCCAATTCCTGGAATTTTGCCATTgcacataaaatataatttcaaaaaacGTCCTAAAACGCAGCCTTTCCCAAATGAATGCAGAAAATGCTCCACAGaccataattttaaaatgctccCGGGAATGTACATTGCCCCTGTTACGCAACATTTCCCTTAATCCTGTAATTTAAAACAGGTCGTGCTTGTTTTATGTCTCTTCAGGTGGTTCCAGCTGGGAACAAACCCCCACACAGGAGCCGAGGATTGGCTGTACACAGGTGGATACTTTGACAGGAATTACACTGACTGTCCCAACATTTATTGACACAGGAGGGGCTCATTGTGAAGATCTTCTCTCTGATAGGATTTACTTTGTTTCTCTCAGCATCTAagatttgtgtctttgtgacaTCCAGACGTTCACTGGtactctgtctttgtttgactCAATGAAAAGCTGATATCAAAATGTTATCAGACAGTTTATCAGACTATCTGCAACTGACTGTGAACGTTGTCCACAGGAAAGAAACCTAATAGTAACATTTTTAGAGTTTACTTACTGTAAATGTTGACATCAAAC includes:
- the LOC120803777 gene encoding oxysterol-binding protein-related protein 2-like translates to MNSEEEFYDAETGLESDDSCEVSFKDALVFDGKQVTDGSTTQENGVGERRKTLPAEMISRNNFSVWSILKKCIGMELSKIAMPVVFNEPLSFLQRISEYMEHTHLIHKACSLSDSIDRMQVVAAFAVSSVASQWERTGKPFNPLLGETYELVREDEGYRLISEQVSHHPPISAFHAQSLKQEFEFHGSIYPKLKFWGKSVEAEPKGTMTLELLKHKEAYTWTNPMCCVHNIILGKLWIEQYGTVEIFNHSTGDKCVLNFKPCGMFGKELHKVEGHIQDKSKKKRRVIYGKWTECIYSMDPKDYEAYKKSDKKTGGDSKKLKQEHSCEGEEADEMPEAQETVTVIPGSALLWRITPRPAHSAQMYNFTSFAMTLNELEPGMERLMAPTDCRLRPDIRAMENGDIDTASTEKERLEEKQRAARRERSKDEEDWSTRWFQLGTNPHTGAEDWLYTGGYFDRNYTDCPNIY